The following coding sequences are from one Musa acuminata AAA Group cultivar baxijiao chromosome BXJ1-6, Cavendish_Baxijiao_AAA, whole genome shotgun sequence window:
- the LOC135676460 gene encoding transcription factor RF2b-like: MEPNGAPPGQATAGHRFGQIPPPNPRGGGGGGHRRALSETVLRLPDDLFFDTDPDFGISDIDFPSLSDDNLSGGCGAVAAEPGMSDPAAATSGRTVPGAHLRSLSVDGGIFDGLGFQADAAAGGSSAGVGEQERRGHHRRSGSMDGSFSPFEGDSAATLSDYAKKAMTADKLAELALIDPRRAKRILANRQSAARSKERKIRYTNELERKVQTLQTEATTLSAQLTLLQRDTTDLTAENRELKLRLQAMEQQAQLHDALNDALREEVQRLKIATGQLPSANGNPFNGGLQHSVSNYYAHPQQLPPQSLRHGQHLHPSQMQISSNGQSLVHSPSDPMDFM; the protein is encoded by the exons ATGGAGCCGAACGGCGCGCCGCCAGGGCAGGCGACTGCTGGCCACCGGTTTGGACAGATCCCACCGCCGAAcccccgcggcggcggcggcggtggacaCCGGCGGGCCCTCTCCGAGACCGTCCTCCGCCTCCCTGATGACCTCTTCTTCGACACCGACCCCGACTTCGGCATCTCGGACATCGACTTCCCCTCGCTCTCGGACGATAACCTGTCCGGTGGCTGCGGGGCTGTCGCGGCCGAGCCCGGAATGTCGGATCCGGCGGCGGCCACGTCGGGGAGGACCGTCCCGGGGGCTCACCTTAGGAGCCTTTCGGTGGACGGCGGGATCTTCGACGGGCTAGGGTTCCAGGCCGACGCGGCGGCTGGAGGCAGCAGCGCCGGTGTAGGGGAGCAGGAAAGGAGGGGCCACCACCGGCGGAGTGGCTCGATGGACGGGTCATTCTCACCGTTCGAGGGGGATTCGGCGGCGACGTTGTCAGATTACGCGAAGAAGGCCATGACGGCCGATAAACTTGCGGAGTTAGCGCTGATCGATCCCAGGAGAGCGAAAAG GATTCTTGCAAACAGGCAATCCGCTGCTCGTTCGAAGGAGAGGAAGATCCGTTACACTAATGAACTTGAGCGGAAGGTGCAAACACTACAGACTGAGGCAACCACTCTTTCGGCGCAGCTCACACTTCTTCAA AGGGATACTACAGATTTGACTGCTGAGAACAGAGAactcaagttgcgattgcaggcaATGGAGCAACAAGCTCAACTTCATGATG CTTTAAACGACGCTTTGAGAGAGGAAGTGCAGCGGCTTAAGATAGCAACCGGACAACTTCCAAGCGCAAATGGAAATCCTTTCAACGGCGGGCTTCAGCATTCTGTATCGAACTACTACGCTCACCCACAGCAGTTGCCGCCCCAGAGTTTGCGTCACGGTCAGCATCTGCATCCATCTCAGATGCAAATTTCTTCGAATGGTCAGTCACTTGTTCATTCCCCAAGTGATCCCATGGACTTCATGTGA